The Sphingomonas alpina genome has a segment encoding these proteins:
- a CDS encoding N-methyl-D-aspartate receptor NMDAR2C subunit: MASDTSSRSAIATLLAAAPLAALERRYREPWRHYHAWEHPQAMLAHLDRAIGDAVPVVDPVACAGFILWHDAIYDPQAPHGRNEELSAALCAAEMAELAGPLATARAGAAILATIRHLPPDMVDCPDGALLLDIDLSILGQPAVVFDAYDRQIRAEYAHVEAGVYASARAGILRNFLARDRLFLTNWGFDQWEQRARDNLSGVIARLERQVAAA, translated from the coding sequence ATGGCGAGCGACACCAGTTCTCGATCCGCGATCGCCACGCTCCTTGCTGCGGCCCCGCTCGCAGCACTGGAACGCCGCTACCGCGAACCCTGGCGGCATTATCACGCCTGGGAACACCCGCAGGCGATGCTGGCGCATCTCGACCGGGCGATCGGCGATGCGGTTCCGGTGGTCGATCCGGTCGCCTGTGCCGGCTTCATCCTGTGGCATGACGCGATCTACGATCCGCAGGCACCGCATGGCCGCAATGAGGAACTGAGCGCGGCCCTCTGCGCAGCGGAGATGGCCGAGCTCGCCGGTCCGCTCGCTACCGCCCGCGCGGGTGCGGCAATTCTCGCCACGATCCGTCACTTGCCGCCGGACATGGTCGATTGCCCCGATGGCGCACTCCTGCTCGATATCGACCTGTCGATCCTTGGCCAGCCGGCGGTGGTGTTCGACGCCTATGACCGGCAGATCCGCGCGGAATACGCGCATGTCGAGGCCGGCGTTTATGCCTCTGCACGCGCGGGCATCCTGCGTAATTTCCTCGCTCGCGACCGGTTGTTCCTGACCAATTGGGGTTTTGATCAATGGGAGCAGCGCGCTCGCGACAACCTAAGCGGCGTAATCGCGCGGCTGGAGCGGCAGGTTGCTGCGGCCTGA
- a CDS encoding MBL fold metallo-hydrolase: MSASPIIEAFFDEPTNTISYLVADPATGDAAVIDPVLDFDLASGEADIRSAERILACAAARSWNIVMVLETHAHADHLSAAPYIKAKTGAAIGIGDHIRDVQKIFRPMFAFDDLAIDGSDFDRLFGDGDRFAIGELDVTVMYVPGHTPADIAYRIGDAAFVGDTLFMPDYGTARADFPGGDARQLYRSIRRVLSLPEETRLFLCHDYKAPGRDEYRWETTVGEVRNSSVHVRDEIGEDAFVAMREARDATLSVPKLLLPAIQVNIRAGRFPAAEANGVNYLRIPVKPMFGMSAA, translated from the coding sequence ATGTCCGCCAGCCCGATCATCGAAGCCTTTTTCGACGAGCCGACCAACACGATCAGCTATCTGGTCGCCGATCCCGCAACCGGCGACGCGGCAGTGATCGATCCGGTGCTGGATTTCGATCTGGCGAGCGGCGAGGCGGATATCCGTTCCGCCGAGCGAATCCTAGCTTGCGCCGCCGCGCGCAGCTGGAACATCGTCATGGTGCTGGAGACTCACGCCCATGCCGACCATCTGTCGGCGGCGCCGTACATCAAGGCGAAGACCGGCGCCGCAATCGGTATCGGTGACCATATCCGCGATGTGCAGAAGATCTTCCGGCCGATGTTCGCGTTCGACGATCTCGCGATCGACGGATCGGACTTCGACCGGCTGTTCGGGGATGGCGACCGGTTCGCGATCGGCGAGCTCGACGTGACGGTGATGTATGTCCCTGGCCATACGCCGGCCGACATCGCCTATCGCATCGGTGATGCGGCCTTTGTCGGTGATACCTTGTTCATGCCCGATTACGGCACTGCGCGCGCCGACTTTCCCGGTGGCGACGCGCGCCAGCTCTATCGCTCGATCCGTCGCGTGCTGAGCCTGCCGGAGGAGACACGCCTGTTCCTGTGTCATGACTACAAGGCGCCGGGGCGTGACGAATATCGCTGGGAAACGACGGTGGGCGAGGTGCGGAACAGCAGCGTCCATGTCCGCGACGAGATTGGCGAGGACGCGTTCGTCGCAATGCGCGAGGCGCGCGACGCGACCTTGTCGGTGCCCAAGCTGCTGCTGCCCGCGATTCAGGTGAATATCCGTGCCGGGCGTTTCCCGGCGGCGGAGGCGAACGGAGTCAATTATCTGCGCATACCGGTCAAGCCGATGTTCGGCATGAGCGCGGCATAG
- a CDS encoding NAD(P)-dependent oxidoreductase, whose product MTDVTIIGLGQMGLKLGELMLAAGKSVTLWNRSADKAPGLVAGGAQLASSPAAAIAASPVTLICVYDYAAADEILNAPGVPAALDGHLMINLGTGSPEDARNAEAHVTQHGGRYLDGAIQAAPSQMGQDDTPILISGPSAVFAEALPLLAILAGHPSHLGERIDAAAFMDLATLSYVYGAFGGFLHGARIAESVDISVATFGGIVEQISPSFGAFFKHEAAVIESGDFAITESPLRISIPAVERILRTSKTLGINTELPALVHSWLGKAGQAGLADQELAALIKILRAG is encoded by the coding sequence ATGACCGACGTGACGATCATCGGGCTGGGCCAGATGGGCCTGAAACTGGGCGAGTTGATGCTGGCTGCGGGCAAGTCCGTGACCTTGTGGAATCGCAGCGCGGACAAGGCCCCCGGACTTGTCGCGGGCGGTGCGCAGCTTGCCTCGAGCCCGGCGGCGGCGATTGCGGCGAGCCCGGTGACGCTGATCTGCGTCTATGATTATGCGGCGGCGGACGAGATCCTCAACGCGCCCGGCGTGCCGGCCGCGCTTGACGGTCATTTGATGATCAATCTCGGCACCGGCAGCCCGGAGGATGCGCGCAACGCCGAGGCCCATGTCACGCAGCATGGCGGGCGTTATCTCGACGGCGCGATCCAGGCCGCGCCGAGCCAGATGGGGCAGGACGACACGCCGATCCTGATCTCCGGACCCTCGGCGGTGTTTGCCGAGGCATTGCCGCTGCTCGCCATCCTGGCCGGGCATCCCAGCCATCTCGGCGAGCGCATCGACGCCGCGGCGTTCATGGATCTTGCTACGCTGTCCTATGTCTATGGCGCGTTCGGCGGGTTCCTGCACGGCGCGCGGATCGCCGAATCCGTCGATATCAGCGTCGCCACGTTCGGCGGGATCGTCGAACAGATTTCGCCGAGCTTCGGTGCGTTCTTCAAGCATGAAGCGGCGGTGATCGAGTCAGGGGATTTCGCCATCACCGAAAGCCCGCTGCGTATCTCGATCCCGGCGGTCGAACGCATCCTGCGCACCTCGAAAACGCTCGGCATCAACACCGAGTTGCCGGCGCTGGTGCATAGCTGGCTCGGCAAGGCCGGGCAGGCAGGGCTGGCGGACCAGGAACTCGCGGCGCTGATCAAGATCCTTCGCGCCGGTTGA
- a CDS encoding winged helix-turn-helix transcriptional regulator, with amino-acid sequence MAKKTYACGIGPAFDVVGGKWKAVILWELNAGPLRFGELRRRVIGVTEKMLIQQLRELERDELVTRTSFNQVPPRVDYALSDWGVTLNTALSNVADWGEHYAKAMGRYPG; translated from the coding sequence ATGGCGAAAAAAACTTATGCCTGCGGCATCGGCCCGGCCTTCGATGTGGTCGGCGGCAAGTGGAAAGCGGTCATCCTGTGGGAACTCAATGCCGGGCCGCTGCGCTTCGGCGAGCTCAGGCGCCGCGTGATCGGCGTGACCGAAAAGATGCTGATCCAGCAATTGCGCGAACTCGAACGCGATGAACTCGTCACCCGCACCAGTTTCAACCAGGTCCCGCCGCGCGTCGATTATGCGCTGTCCGACTGGGGCGTGACGCTCAACACCGCTTTGTCGAATGTCGCCGATTGGGGCGAGCATTATGCCAAGGCGATGGGGCGTTATCCGGGCTGA
- a CDS encoding alanine racemase: MRRNVERLTALIAPSKRLRLVEKSLPVPSMLDELMRLARTQALMVFHEPQLRQTAYRFPDSDILLGKPMPVQAARHFYLHLGNTHFDPARQLQWLVDTPERLDTYLQLAKGLTVRMRINIEIDVGLHRGGVTDPAMLQAMLQTIRAAGDHLQFSGLMGYDAHVGKIPSLVESRNTSFNKANQAYTAFKTIACAEFSELSKDICWNGAGSPTVALHNSDESPLNDISAGACLLKGTMFDLDLLADFEPAIFIASPILKAWDGTHLAGPQWLSSLLFGGRQSRERTYFTYGGDWRGEVCSPSRIVPNKWFGVSYNQAMFSGPRQQALAVDDWLFLRPHQSEGSLLQFGALQVVEDGRVVDEWLPFTE, encoded by the coding sequence ATGCGGCGCAATGTCGAGCGGCTGACGGCGCTCATTGCACCGTCCAAACGCCTTCGCCTGGTCGAGAAATCATTGCCGGTGCCGTCGATGCTGGACGAGCTGATGCGATTGGCCCGAACCCAGGCGCTGATGGTTTTCCACGAGCCGCAATTGCGGCAGACCGCCTATCGCTTTCCCGACAGTGACATCCTGCTGGGCAAACCCATGCCCGTTCAGGCAGCGCGGCATTTCTACCTCCATCTTGGCAACACCCATTTCGACCCGGCCAGGCAGCTGCAATGGCTGGTGGATACGCCGGAGCGGCTGGATACATATCTGCAGCTCGCCAAGGGGCTGACCGTCCGCATGCGGATCAACATCGAGATCGATGTCGGGCTTCACCGCGGCGGCGTCACCGATCCGGCCATGCTGCAGGCCATGCTGCAAACCATTCGAGCGGCAGGCGATCATCTGCAATTTTCCGGGCTGATGGGGTATGACGCCCATGTCGGCAAAATTCCGTCGCTGGTCGAAAGCCGGAACACCAGTTTCAACAAGGCTAACCAAGCCTATACCGCCTTCAAGACCATCGCCTGCGCCGAGTTTTCCGAACTGAGCAAAGACATTTGCTGGAATGGCGCAGGGAGTCCGACGGTTGCTTTGCACAACAGCGACGAGTCGCCGCTCAACGACATCAGCGCCGGGGCGTGCCTGCTCAAGGGAACGATGTTCGACCTGGATCTTCTCGCCGATTTCGAACCGGCGATCTTTATCGCTTCCCCGATCCTCAAGGCATGGGACGGGACTCATCTCGCCGGTCCGCAATGGCTTTCCTCCTTGCTGTTCGGCGGACGGCAATCGCGCGAACGTACCTATTTCACCTATGGCGGCGACTGGCGCGGTGAGGTGTGTTCGCCCTCCAGAATCGTGCCGAACAAATGGTTCGGCGTCAGCTACAACCAGGCCATGTTCTCGGGCCCCAGACAACAAGCTCTGGCAGTTGACGACTGGCTCTTTTTGCGGCCGCATCAGTCGGAGGGCTCCCTGCTGCAATTCGGTGCGCTTCAGGTAGTGGAGGACGGCCGGGTAGTCGACGAATGGCTGCCCTTTACGGAATAG
- a CDS encoding ArsR/SmtB family transcription factor produces the protein MALTRDPLDDIFGALADPTRRAILARLSRGEATVNELVEPFGLSQPTISQHVKVLEQAGLVSRGRTAQFRPVRLNARGMAEADAWLGHYRRFWEESLERLGDYVEELKNRKKEQPE, from the coding sequence ATGGCACTGACCCGCGACCCGCTTGATGATATCTTCGGCGCCCTGGCCGACCCCACGCGCCGTGCGATCCTCGCGCGCCTGTCGCGTGGCGAGGCAACGGTGAATGAGTTGGTCGAGCCGTTCGGCCTCAGCCAGCCAACCATCTCGCAGCATGTAAAAGTGCTCGAACAGGCCGGGCTCGTCTCGCGCGGCCGCACCGCGCAGTTTCGCCCGGTGCGGCTCAATGCGCGCGGCATGGCCGAGGCCGATGCCTGGCTCGGGCATTACCGGCGCTTCTGGGAGGAGAGCCTCGAGCGGCTGGGTGACTATGTCGAAGAATTGAAAAACCGGAAAAAGGAGCAGCCCGAATGA
- a CDS encoding SRPBCC family protein, with amino-acid sequence MTTYNRINENRDERRVTVARVYDATADLLFEAHTTPEHYLNWYGPRDWPATRVEMDFRVGGDILFALTGPDGIEGTPFGGTYLEIEPNRKIVYTNGFLNSDQDKMIVTILFDELHGKTTVTVITDFTSEAMWLEHVDGGIATGMASIADRLADYVEVLLSR; translated from the coding sequence ATGACAACCTATAACCGTATCAACGAAAATCGCGACGAACGCCGCGTGACGGTAGCGCGCGTCTATGACGCAACCGCTGACCTGCTGTTCGAGGCGCACACGACACCGGAACATTATCTCAACTGGTATGGCCCGCGCGACTGGCCGGCGACGCGGGTGGAGATGGATTTCCGGGTCGGCGGTGATATCCTGTTCGCACTGACTGGACCCGACGGCATTGAGGGTACGCCTTTTGGCGGCACCTATCTGGAAATCGAGCCGAACAGGAAGATCGTCTATACCAACGGATTCCTGAATTCGGATCAGGACAAGATGATCGTGACCATCCTGTTCGACGAACTCCACGGCAAGACCACGGTGACGGTGATCACCGACTTCACCAGCGAGGCGATGTGGCTGGAGCATGTCGATGGCGGCATTGCCACCGGCATGGCGTCGATCGCCGACCGTCTGGCCGATTATGTCGAGGTGCTGCTGAGCCGCTGA
- a CDS encoding LysR substrate-binding domain-containing protein — MRTDSPSLASIRAFECAARLGSFTRAAAELGTSSASVSYHVRQLEAQIGVTLFRRHAQRVELTEPGAVVAEETIAAFAALRATFVRAAEADERKLSITTLPTFGTSWLTPRLGRFRAQHPEIMVDLDLSAEAHDLGAGGFDAAVRNGHGRWPGLRTVKLMPSIFAPLCAPALQGAAADLGSPRRLPTVPLLGRPDWWALWHRALGITDAAPPERFGTTLSAEHLDMAAALAGHGIAMGSPLLFADEIRAGRLILAHDLVIDTGRSFWLTFPVTRQRSGKIARFREWISDEAARECAAGSDPIRRAVLMMDQT, encoded by the coding sequence ATCCGCACCGATTCCCCCTCGCTCGCCTCGATCCGCGCGTTCGAATGCGCGGCTCGGCTCGGCAGCTTCACCCGCGCGGCGGCGGAGTTGGGCACCTCATCGGCCTCGGTCAGCTATCATGTCCGCCAGCTCGAAGCGCAGATCGGCGTCACCCTGTTCCGCCGCCATGCCCAGCGCGTCGAGCTGACCGAGCCCGGCGCGGTCGTCGCAGAGGAAACGATCGCCGCCTTTGCCGCGCTGCGCGCCACTTTTGTGCGCGCGGCCGAGGCGGATGAGCGGAAGCTGTCGATCACCACCTTGCCGACTTTCGGCACAAGCTGGCTGACGCCGCGGCTCGGCCGCTTTCGCGCGCAGCATCCGGAGATCATGGTCGACCTCGATCTGTCGGCCGAGGCGCACGACCTTGGCGCCGGCGGCTTCGACGCGGCGGTCCGCAACGGCCATGGCCGTTGGCCCGGCTTGCGCACGGTGAAGCTGATGCCGAGCATCTTCGCGCCGCTTTGTGCGCCGGCGCTGCAGGGGGCGGCAGCCGATCTCGGCAGCCCGCGCCGGCTCCCGACGGTGCCGCTGCTCGGCCGCCCCGACTGGTGGGCCTTGTGGCACCGTGCGCTCGGGATCACCGATGCGGCGCCGCCCGAGCGTTTCGGCACCACGCTGTCGGCCGAACATCTCGACATGGCGGCGGCGCTTGCCGGTCACGGCATCGCGATGGGATCGCCCTTGCTGTTCGCCGACGAGATCCGGGCCGGCCGCCTGATCCTGGCGCATGATCTGGTGATCGATACCGGGCGTTCCTTCTGGCTGACCTTCCCGGTCACGCGCCAGCGCAGCGGCAAGATCGCCCGCTTCCGCGAATGGATCAGTGACGAGGCGGCGCGGGAGTGCGCGGCGGGAAGCGACCCGATCCGGCGTGCCGTGCTGATGATGGATCAGACCTGA
- a CDS encoding TolB family protein, translating to MRRASRIAAAIGLIATLGGAAAPHRPGIEIVGSAELFAPGIASTASSEVRLTISPDGRTALWFSRNRPGGAGGYDIWISRLVDGRWAQAQPVPFNSPTRDFDPAFSADGRHVYFCSDRPGGLGGDDVYRVAVTRDGFGPAEALGPGVNSPGNEFGPMLSPDGATLLFSSNRPGGAGRYDLYTARRQRDGFAAARPLAGAVNGGADEFDATFLADGKTIVFARAGDMQVDRVDLFQASPVRGRYDAGTILPASVNMPGKDSYGPMLDWSQPDRLLFSGQRAGATSMELYLVRYRPR from the coding sequence ATGAGGCGCGCATCCCGCATCGCCGCGGCGATCGGCCTGATCGCCACGCTGGGCGGCGCAGCCGCCCCACACCGGCCGGGCATCGAGATCGTCGGATCCGCGGAGCTCTTCGCGCCGGGCATCGCCTCGACCGCGTCATCGGAAGTACGCCTGACGATCAGTCCCGATGGCCGCACCGCCTTGTGGTTCAGCCGCAACCGCCCCGGCGGCGCGGGCGGTTACGACATCTGGATATCGCGCCTGGTGGATGGGCGGTGGGCGCAAGCGCAGCCGGTGCCGTTCAATTCGCCGACGCGCGACTTCGACCCGGCTTTCTCGGCCGACGGGCGCCATGTCTATTTCTGTTCCGACCGGCCCGGCGGGCTGGGCGGCGACGATGTCTATCGTGTCGCCGTGACGCGCGACGGCTTCGGGCCGGCCGAGGCGCTGGGGCCGGGCGTCAACAGTCCGGGCAATGAGTTCGGACCGATGCTCTCGCCGGATGGCGCCACCCTGCTCTTCTCCAGCAACCGTCCGGGCGGTGCGGGGCGGTACGACCTGTACACCGCGCGCCGCCAGCGCGACGGTTTCGCAGCCGCACGCCCGCTGGCGGGCGCGGTCAACGGCGGCGCGGACGAGTTCGACGCGACTTTCCTGGCGGACGGCAAGACGATCGTCTTTGCGCGCGCCGGCGACATGCAGGTCGACCGGGTCGACCTGTTCCAGGCGTCGCCGGTACGGGGCCGATATGATGCGGGCACGATCCTGCCGGCCAGCGTCAACATGCCAGGCAAGGACAGCTATGGCCCGATGCTCGACTGGTCGCAGCCCGACCGGCTGCTGTTCAGCGGGCAGCGGGCGGGCGCGACGTCGATGGAGCTGTACCTCGTCCGCTATCGGCCGAGATAG
- a CDS encoding TolB family protein has protein sequence MPPMPKIVPALLLLAAAGGSAQHAAARPVPAPRAPAPQAPAPQARIERLPFSTAVSDVRLAISPDERHMLWGMVNRTPGSGLEIVESWRFDGAWSAPVAVSFNGSANDFDPSFSPDGKWVYFFSNRPGGAGGDDLYRVAFDPATRAYGVPRNLGPRVNTPGDEWAPSVSPDGTALLFSSNRHGLRGGQNLFIAPLRGGRIGTPVALGPAVNGAQDDFDATFLGNARHIVFARGDAAGDKGTRLYAAHKEGKGGKDGGAGGWQVDGVLPAAINCSAGLNIGPSTSPSGAFYWSAACGPGDTRLDLWRSDFPVAADAP, from the coding sequence ATGCCGCCAATGCCGAAGATCGTTCCAGCGTTGCTCCTGCTCGCCGCGGCGGGGGGCAGCGCGCAGCATGCCGCCGCGCGCCCGGTTCCCGCGCCTCGGGCACCCGCACCCCAGGCCCCCGCGCCTCAGGCCCGCATCGAGCGGTTGCCTTTCTCCACCGCCGTGTCCGATGTCCGCCTCGCCATCTCGCCGGACGAGCGGCACATGCTGTGGGGCATGGTCAACCGCACGCCCGGCAGCGGGCTGGAGATCGTCGAATCCTGGCGGTTCGACGGCGCGTGGAGCGCGCCGGTCGCGGTGTCGTTCAATGGCTCGGCCAATGATTTCGACCCGTCCTTCTCGCCCGACGGCAAATGGGTCTATTTCTTCTCCAACCGGCCCGGCGGCGCGGGCGGCGACGATCTGTACCGGGTCGCCTTCGATCCCGCCACGCGCGCTTATGGCGTGCCGCGCAATCTCGGGCCCCGCGTCAACACGCCCGGCGACGAATGGGCGCCGTCGGTCTCGCCCGACGGGACCGCCTTGCTCTTCTCCTCCAATCGCCACGGGCTGCGCGGCGGGCAGAATCTGTTCATCGCGCCGCTGCGGGGCGGGAGGATCGGCACGCCCGTCGCGCTCGGGCCCGCGGTCAACGGCGCGCAGGATGATTTCGACGCGACCTTCCTCGGCAATGCGCGGCACATCGTCTTCGCGCGCGGCGATGCGGCAGGGGACAAGGGGACGCGGCTCTATGCGGCGCACAAGGAAGGCAAGGGGGGCAAGGACGGGGGAGCGGGGGGCTGGCAGGTCGATGGCGTGCTGCCGGCGGCGATCAACTGCTCGGCCGGGCTGAACATCGGCCCGTCCACGTCGCCCTCGGGCGCATTCTACTGGTCGGCGGCATGCGGCCCGGGCGATACGCGGCTCGACCTGTGGCGCAGCGATTTCCCCGTCGCGGCGGATGCGCCCTAG
- a CDS encoding helix-turn-helix domain-containing protein codes for MSDHRLDPLSARQRECLRLVGQGKRTKDIARLLGRSHHTIHREIENATRLLGAATRFDAAEMIRGRPESDDEPFVNEPHDLAAPRDFTAHRPQQPPPGGGARQAGFDAVREDYVPFIHSTTGTPPPSRAEQERAGLYDLIDRHRMIVSIIATVLLAALVAGFLAIAHELQQLLIGWTYPSH; via the coding sequence ATGAGCGACCACCGACTCGATCCACTGTCTGCAAGACAGCGCGAATGTTTGCGCCTGGTCGGTCAGGGCAAGCGCACCAAGGATATTGCCCGCCTGCTCGGGCGATCGCACCACACCATCCACCGCGAGATCGAGAACGCCACCCGCCTGCTTGGCGCCGCGACCCGGTTCGACGCCGCGGAGATGATCCGCGGCCGGCCCGAAAGCGATGACGAACCCTTCGTCAACGAACCGCACGACCTTGCCGCCCCGCGCGATTTCACCGCACACCGGCCCCAGCAACCACCGCCCGGCGGCGGGGCGCGGCAGGCCGGGTTCGATGCGGTGCGGGAGGACTATGTTCCCTTCATCCATTCGACCACCGGCACGCCGCCCCCATCCCGGGCCGAGCAGGAAAGGGCCGGCCTGTATGACCTGATCGACCGGCACCGGATGATCGTGTCGATCATCGCGACCGTCCTGCTCGCCGCGCTGGTGGCGGGCTTTCTGGCCATCGCGCATGAGCTGCAGCAGCTCCTGATCGGCTGGACCTATCCGTCACACTGA
- a CDS encoding JAB domain-containing protein → MAPPASRGAERCRRILEAIIARGASVDPAATAGRLIAEFGSLPRVLAATRRAQLRASGQDVPAIGAIAAFRNAMRHALRTDLQERPLLPNMTVVIDYLRSEMGYAGHEVFRVLFLDARHRLIRDEVMWTGTVDQCQVHIRTIVKRALELDASGLILVHNHPSGDVTPSLSDKELTRSIAAATRTVGVFVLDHVIIGSTGHASMVDLGLW, encoded by the coding sequence GTGGCGCCACCAGCGTCGCGTGGCGCTGAACGGTGCCGACGCATCCTGGAGGCGATCATTGCGCGCGGCGCCTCGGTCGATCCTGCGGCCACCGCAGGCCGGCTGATCGCGGAGTTCGGCAGCCTGCCGCGCGTGCTCGCGGCGACCCGCCGCGCGCAATTGCGCGCCTCGGGCCAGGACGTCCCCGCGATCGGCGCGATCGCCGCCTTCCGCAACGCGATGCGCCACGCGCTGCGCACCGACCTGCAGGAACGCCCGCTGCTCCCCAACATGACGGTGGTGATCGATTATCTGCGGTCCGAGATGGGCTATGCCGGGCATGAGGTGTTCCGCGTCCTGTTCCTCGACGCGCGCCACCGGCTGATCCGCGACGAGGTGATGTGGACCGGCACGGTCGACCAGTGCCAGGTGCATATCCGCACCATCGTCAAGCGCGCGCTGGAGCTTGACGCGAGCGGCCTGATCCTCGTCCACAACCACCCGTCGGGCGATGTCACGCCAAGCCTGTCGGACAAGGAACTGACCCGGTCGATCGCCGCCGCGACCCGCACGGTCGGCGTGTTCGTGCTCGACCATGTGATCATCGGCAGCACCGGCCATGCGAGCATGGTCGACCTGGGATTGTGGTGA
- a CDS encoding Calx-beta domain-containing protein: MRDRSRLLTGAAGLALISGAAIALAQETTVYRYDSLGRLIGSSIAGGTNDSRRTGTCFDAAGNRVRYDVATAAPAACPGQPTPTPTPTPTPTPTPTPTPTPTPTPAPSFAIAAAPAVSEGGILVYTVTKTGATSSSFDVDFSTANGTAGAGSDYVATNGTLSFAPADTSKTVSVATIDDASVESAETVLVNLLNVSGDATITTAQASGTINDNDVAAPPPSFAIANAQAVTEGGTLVYTVTRTGAAASNFTVNFATANGTATAGSDYSAASGTLTFTPADTSKTVNVATIDDTSVESAETVLVNLSAASGGATITTAQGSGTINDNDVGNQPPVAVADDAGTIIRCGAKPFNVIANDTDPEGNYPLTLTSVSTTDTLVVSVVSSTTVQIANYVPAGQDYGTGGIKTFTYTVSDSLGATSTGTGSINVSGGLFQCLGGGTD, encoded by the coding sequence ATGCGGGACAGATCCAGATTATTGACTGGTGCTGCAGGCCTGGCGCTGATCAGCGGCGCCGCGATCGCGTTGGCGCAGGAAACGACAGTCTATCGATATGATTCGCTCGGTCGGCTGATCGGCAGTTCGATTGCCGGCGGAACCAACGACAGCCGCCGGACGGGCACCTGTTTCGATGCGGCGGGCAATCGGGTGCGGTACGATGTCGCGACGGCGGCGCCGGCGGCATGCCCCGGACAACCAACACCGACACCGACGCCCACCCCGACGCCCACTCCGACACCGACACCAACGCCGACCCCCACCCCGACGCCGGCACCGAGCTTCGCGATTGCCGCCGCCCCTGCCGTCAGCGAGGGCGGCATTCTTGTTTATACAGTGACCAAGACCGGCGCGACGTCGTCGAGCTTCGATGTCGATTTCTCCACCGCGAATGGAACGGCCGGTGCCGGGTCGGACTATGTCGCAACCAACGGCACGCTGAGCTTTGCGCCAGCCGATACTAGCAAGACCGTCAGCGTTGCCACGATCGACGACGCGAGCGTCGAATCCGCCGAAACGGTGCTGGTCAATTTGCTCAATGTATCAGGGGATGCCACCATTACGACCGCCCAGGCATCGGGCACGATCAATGACAATGACGTCGCCGCACCGCCGCCAAGCTTCGCCATTGCCAATGCGCAGGCGGTGACCGAGGGCGGCACCCTTGTCTATACGGTGACGAGGACCGGCGCTGCCGCATCGAACTTCACGGTCAATTTCGCGACCGCGAACGGTACGGCCACCGCCGGATCGGATTATAGCGCGGCGAGCGGCACGCTGACCTTCACCCCGGCCGACACCAGCAAGACCGTCAATGTCGCGACGATCGACGATACAAGCGTCGAATCCGCCGAAACGGTGCTGGTCAATCTGTCTGCTGCATCGGGTGGCGCAACCATCACCACGGCCCAGGGATCGGGGACGATCAACGATAATGATGTCGGCAACCAGCCCCCGGTGGCGGTCGCGGACGATGCGGGCACGATCATCCGATGTGGCGCAAAGCCCTTCAACGTCATTGCCAACGACACAGATCCGGAGGGCAATTATCCGCTGACGCTGACCTCCGTCTCGACCACGGATACGCTGGTCGTTTCGGTGGTGAGCAGCACCACGGTCCAGATCGCCAACTATGTTCCAGCGGGGCAGGATTATGGGACGGGAGGCATCAAGACCTTCACCTACACGGTGTCCGACAGCCTAGGCGCAACATCGACCGGAACGGGCAGCATCAATGTCAGCGGCGGCCTTTTCCAATGTCTTGGCGGCGGAACGGATTAG